The genomic window ATCACTCCCCGTCAAGAAAAAATCCACTCGACTTTTTTTATCTAGTCCATAAACCACCTCGCCCTTGATTTGACTATAGTCGCCCAATTCAGGAAAAAGGTGTTTCGCCAAAGCTAGCTTCACCACCCGATTGGGCAAAAAAGTATTTATGCCTACCCAAGTCGGCTCGTTATTATCTACCTGAATTAGTTCTAAAGTGTAAGCCAATTTGCGGTTAAGATTATCGCTTTTGGAAAGCTGTACCGCACTTTGGGGAGTCGATACTCCAGTCATTGGCCCTGTATTGGGACAATGTGCTGTCACTATTTCGCCAGAAGTAAGTTGAACGTCAGCAAAAAACCGCTTGTAGCGTTTTAGCAGAATACCCGGATACAAAGGTGGGTAACGGTAAAGCCAATCAATCATTATGGAACCTTGTTGCTGCTAGTAAATATACGTCGATTTCTTCCCCACCGAACCCCCATCAGCAAATCTTTTCAGCAGCTACTTATACACCCATGAGCATTACTCTACTCTGTGACAGAAATTGAGTCACTTCATATATCATAAAGTGTATAATTTTGTAGTTAAATTGACAACATATTAATAAAAAGTAGCATATGCTAGGTGTTATAAGCCTCCCATGAAGAAAAATCTGGGAGAATTTCAACGTGCAAGGAGGTAAATCCTATGCAAAAAGTGGGGACATCAACGGAATTAGAATATGCTTTTCTGTTTACTCTCAGAAAGGTAAATTCGGTAAAATTAGAAGGTTTCAAGCCATTTTTTAGTAATATGCCTATTGACCCTTATATCAAAGGCAATTATCGTTCCAGAAGATTATCTCGGTTCACAGTCTCTGGAAATGAGTTAATCAAATTACCTCATGGCTACTTCCTTCAAAGTAAAGAGCATAATCGATTAGTAGGTGATGTAAAAAGAGAGTTTGCAGAATTAGATGATGCACTCATAGAACTTGATATTTTCAGAAATCTTGTCTTAGCATTTAGTGATTCTTGTAAACTTCATCCGGAAGCGGAAATCGGAGTTCATCAAATTAGAATTATTTGTTCACCAGATAATTCGGGTAATCCAGCGCCTGAAGGTATTCATCAAGATGGTACTGATTTTATTGGCATCTTCTCAGTAGATAGAGATAATATTGAAGGTGGAGAAACACATTTGTATACTGCTAAAAAAGAAAAGCCTGTATTTAGCAAAGTTTTAAATCCGGGGGAACTCTTATTGGTTAATGACCATGATTTTTTCCACTTCGCTAATCCCATAAAACCACAAACTAATGCTCAAGGAAGTTGGGATGTTTTTGTACTGACTTCTCCTAGCTTGCTTTCAGAATAATTCTAGTTAACTGTAAATATTTTACAATCTACGAGATATGGGGAATTGAATGTAGTCATTTCCCCAGCTTTTTTATTTAGAATTGGAAATAATCGGGCTGATAGTGGTTTATCTAACTTGATAGCTAAAGTTGCCATATCAATTAATAAAGCTACAATTGCTTTGACTTTCTTGGTAAATACGTTTAATAGCTTTGGCAGATTCCTTGACATTCTCAATGAAGCAAAGCCACGTTGAATACTTAGAATATTAAAGGTAAGTGGATAGGTTAGGCTACGAAACAAGCCTGCTGGAATTCAACTAACTGAATCAACTAAACAAATGCCATGAATGACGAATTCTACAATAGAGGATTGGAAAAGGCTAGGCAAAAAGACTACGCTGGAGCAATTGAGGAATTTAACCATGCTTTACAACTGACACCTTACTTTCCCGAAGCATACTTGCAACGGGGTTTGGCACATTATGACTCAGGAACAATCCTTAATGCTGTTTCAGATTATACCGAAGCCCTGAAGCTTAATCCTGAGAGTGTGGAGGCATATTATTGTCGTGGATTAGCAAGGGTGACGCTGAAAAATCTGCCAGGGGCGCTGGAGGATGTTGAACGCGCTATTCGTCTAAATCTCAATTATGCTGCTGCTTATAATCTGCGGGGAATAGTGCGGCGCAAACAGGGTTATATTCAAGATGCGATCGCTAACTTTAAAAAAGCTGCACAATTATATTTAGAACAACAGGATAAAGAGAATTGTCGTCTGTGTCTGGAACAAATTAAACAGCTACAACCCCCCGAAAAACCTGCTGTTGAGCAATCGCGTACCAATACGCCAATTTTATCCACCAATGATTATTTTACGCAATTATTAGAAAAGGCTGAAAAGGGAGATACACAAGAGGCACTCGCCGATTTAAATTGGGTATTAAAAGCCGATCCGCAAGATGCCCAAGCTTACTGCTGTCGTGGGGTTGTGCGTTGTAAAATGGGGAATTATCGAGAAGCGATCGCAGATTTTAATCAAGCATTGCGACTAAATTTTCAAGATGCGATTGTCTATCGCAACCGAGGCAAAGCCCGTTCTGTGTTGGGCGATCATCAAGGAGCGATCGCGGATCTTAACCAAGCACTCCAGATGCAACCGGAAGATCCCTTAGTCTATATTGCCAGAGGTAATGCCTATCGGACAACCGGTAACTATCTCGGTGCAATTCAAGATTACACCCAAGCGCTGCAAATAAATCCTGATGATGCTCAAGCTTACTACAATCGCGGCATTGCCTATACTTGCTTAGAAGAAATGCAAAATGCGCTGGAAGATTATCAACGGGCGGCGAGTATCTTTTGTGAACAAGAAGACTGGGTAAATTACCAACAAGTGTTAAGTAGCCTAGAAAAAATTCAAAAATTTAGTCCAGAGTCAAAAAAGCAAAAATATAGCCTGCTACGCCAGCGACTTTTACGAATGGTTGGGGGATATTGGGAAATTGCCGAACGATTAATTCAGCAGAAGCAGGATTACTATCCTGGGATGTCAGACGAGTGGTATTTGCAAAAAGTAATTGATGATTTAGAACGCGATCGCGGTAGATAAAATATAAATGCCACTATATACGTAAATTTACCCGTATAAGTGTCCGGGTGAAAATGCGATACTCAATTAGGGCTATACAGTAATCTGAATGATGTTCTTGTCATTTCGCTGGGCACCTGACTCTACAACACCGCCCTCAACATTACTGATAATGGCAACTGGGGCACGCTTAGATGGCTGGATGGCAAAGATGTAGATGGAAAATCTACTAAGCCCCTTCTAAATCTGCTTTCTATAGTGACATAGCATAGTTGTTAGGACTTACGCACGAGTTATGGAATAACAAACCGCAGAGGCGCAGAGGACACGGATAAATGAGAGTTTGAGAGATATTTTGCGTAAGTACTAGTTACAAAAGTATTATTCCTAACACTAAATGCTCCCAAACCCAACCCCTTTAGCCCCTCTCCCTACGTTCGCGTAGCGGCACGAAGTGGGGGAATGGGCATTTCAAAGCCTCTCCCCGAAACGGAGAAAGGAATGGAAGTGGGGTTTATAGTATACTTTGCGACTTTTCAAACATCCTCTTAACTGACTACCGCTTCAGCTTTTTGTTCTACTTTTTCCTTAACTAGTACATATGGCTTTTCTGCACCTTGTGCTAGATATTCTGCTAGCTGGCTTTCAATTTGATCGCGCACAATTTGGCGATACTCAAGAAAATGTTCGTTGTGGGCACAAGCAGCAATGTAATGTTCAACAACTCCTGGGTTACGCTTGATGATGCTGAACAAATGATGCCAGAACTTCCAGCGAGTTTCCCGTTTGATTCCTTGTCGCCAAATTACAGTCAGCAGCGCTCTAATAACTACCCACTCAGGCATTTTGGCTGGTGCTTTCCAACTTGGCAAACCCATCATTAAGAAACAGCGGTAGGTGCGATCCAAGTACTGCACTGGGTCGTATAAAGTACAAAATGCTTCAATATATTCTCGTGCAAGTTCTTCCAGGGGACGGGTGGGAAGGAAGTTCATCAATGTTGTTTGGTTGATGTTGCCATCTTGGTTTTCCCGCAGTCGTCCTTCCTTTTTCAGGCGATGCCAAAGCGCGGTGTTAGGTAACGCTTGTAACATGGCAAAGGTTGTAGAGGGAATAGCTGCTTGTTCAGCAAAGCGGACAATGCGATCGCCTGCGCCTGCTTTTTCGCCATCAAACCCGATAATAAACCCAGCCATTGGGCGCAATCCGGCTTTGGTGATGGTTTGCACTGCCTCAGTTAGGGAACTGCGAGTATTTTGAAACTTCTTGGTCATTTGCAAACTATCCTCATCCGGCGTTTCGATTCCCAAAAACACCGCTGAGAAACCACACTCAACCATCAACTCCAACATTTCTGAGTCTTGTGCTAAGTCAACTGAAGCTTCAGTGTCAAATCGGAAGGGATACTTGTGTTCTGCCATCCAGACTTTTAACTCTTTCAGCAACAATTTCACATTTCGTTTGTTGCCAATAAAGTTATCATCCACCATGAACACACCCCGCCGCCAACCCAATTCGTAGAGGTAATCTAACTCTGCCAACAGTTGTGCTGGGTTTTTGGTGCGCGGTTTGCGCCCGTAAAGAACAATAATGTCGCAAAATTCGCACTGGAAAGGACACCCGCGCGAAAATTGCACCGACATCATGTCATAGGCATCCAATTCTAATAAATCGAAGCGGGGTATTGGTGTGCTTGTGACATCAGGTTTTTCTGTAGCGCGGAAAGTGCCAGATGTTTCACCCCGTTGAATTGCCTCAATAAACATGGGCAGAGTGATTTCCCCTTCATCCAGAATCAAAAAATCTGCGCCAACATTTTCAACTTCGTGAGGTACAGAAGTGGGGTAGGGGCCGCCGACTGCGACTAGCTTGCCACGTTTTTTTGCTTCCTGAATTTGGTCAAGTAAATCTTGTTTCTGGACAATCATCGCAGAGAGGATTACTACATCTGCCCATGCCCATTCTGCTTCTGTTGCTGGGCGGATGTTGCGATCGACCAGCTTGAATTCCCATTCTTGGGGAAGAATCGCAGCTACTGTTACTAAACCCAGAGGTGGTAATAAAACTTTGCGATCGACTAACTCTAAGATTTTTTCATATGACCAAAAGGTTTTGGGAAATATTGGATACATTAACAAAATTCGCATGTAGTATAAATCCTCACACTTTGATTGTTATCCCACTCTAACGAAAATAAAGAGTTATTGACTTGTTATTAAAGTTGTTCTAGTTTAGCACTAATATTTTTCTCTGAAATTGGAACAAATTAAGAGAATACAGCCGTCAAAAGTAAGTGTTTTGCTATGATAACTACACTCAGTAATCACAAGGCTTATCTCAATAATTAGTGTAATTTATTGTATAAACTACTTAGCAGCTTCAACACCGCTAATTTTTAAAACATCACTCATGGTTGCACAATAATTTAGCAAGCCGAAACTATCGGGATTGATGAAATTTTCATAGGTAAAATGTCGATAGTTCATGCAAAATCGATCCCAAGCGGCCATCCGAATGCGGAACAGAACAATAATCAAATTAGCCAATGCTATAGATATGGGGATGCGAAAGTAAATCTTTTTGCCCAGATAAGCACAAACTTCTTTCACTGCCTGATTAGCAGTTAACGGTGCTTGACCTAAAACAAGCCGACGTGGTTCAACTTTTTCGGCAGGATGATCAATTAAATATCGCACTACAGTGGCAATGTCTCGTCCGTGGATAAAGTGAAAACTGCCATCTGCTTCCAAAAAGCGAATCAAATTAATATATTTCGTAACTTCTGGAATGCCAGATGTGAGGTGAGAATAGGGTTTCTTGGCATCACCACCCAACACTAAAGTGGGAAATACTGTGGTAATTTTGGGTGCGATCCCTAATTTTTCTTTTTTCTCTAAGCACTCATATTTAGAACGGATGTAATCTGTCCCAATTTCTCCGGCTTCTTTTAATGGTTGATTGTAGCGATCCAAAACGCTAGCTGTCGAAAAATAAATCACCTGTTGGCAACGTTCTGGATCTAGCAGTTCGAGTAACTCTATAGTCTTGACGACATTAATATCAAATGTCTCATCACCACCCCAAGCTGTGGCTGTAAGTACCGCTGTATCAATTGTGGATAGCAAATCAGCAAACTGGTGAATATTTTGCATATCACCTTGTAAAACGTTGATCCCTGAACGTACCTTGGTATCAACTTGCAGTTTGCTTGGGTTCCTAACTAGTAGATACAGTTCGTGATCTGTTTCTTTAATTAAGGCTTCTGTTAAATAATGACCTACACAACCACTTGCACCAGTCACTAAAATCCGTTTCTGGCTCATAGAGAATTTATCAAAAGTAAGGAGTTAAAAGTGAAGAGTTAAAAATGGAGTTAAAAGTTCCGAATCAGAAGTTAAAAATAAAGTTAGCAGTTATAAGTGAGGAGTTCAAATAACTCTGCACCTCACAACTGATAACTTCATAGCTTATAACTCATAACTCTTAACTCTTAACTCGTAACTCATAACTCCTAACTCTTAACTCCTGCAAGATTCAGTTCCTTTGCAGTTTCAAAGAAGAAAGCGACATTTTCTTCTGGAGTTTCTGGTAATACACCATGACCAAGATTGAGAATGTGACCCCAATTGCCAGCTTTGCGAACGGTATCGAGGATGCGATCGCGGATAAACTGTTTAGAGCCAAATAGCACGCCTGGATCAAGATTTCCTTGAACTTTGACTTGCTTGCCCAATCTTGCCCGTGCATCTGCCATATCCACTGCCCAGTCTACACTGACAATATCAGCGCCAGATTGTCCCATTCTTTCCAACACACCTGCACTACCGCTAACTAGCAGAATCAAAGGTGTATCGGGGTGGGTTTGCTTGACTTGCTGGAAAACTCTCTGTTGATAGGGGAGAGCAAAGGTGTCATAATCTTGAGGACTCAATTGACCCGCCCAAGAATCGAACATTTGCACAACTTGAGCACCAGAGTCAATTTGGTAGCGGGCATAGATGGCGATCGCATCTGCTAATTTAGCTAACAATTGATGCAGTATCATCGGATCTGAAAATGCCATGTTTTTGATGATGGAGTAGGTTTTAGAACCTTTTCCCTCAACTGCATAAGCTGCTAACGTCCACGGCGCACCCACAAAGCCCAACACGGTTGATTTATCGCCTACTTCAGAGCGCAGCGTCTGCAAAATTGTTTTGATAAATGGTAGAGCTGCTTCTGGCTCTAAAGGACGCAGACGATCAATTTGTTCTTGAGTCCGCAGGGGCGAGTGAATGATTGGCCCTTTACCTTCGGCAATATCC from Nostoc sp. UHCC 0926 includes these protein-coding regions:
- a CDS encoding tetratricopeptide repeat protein, which produces MNDEFYNRGLEKARQKDYAGAIEEFNHALQLTPYFPEAYLQRGLAHYDSGTILNAVSDYTEALKLNPESVEAYYCRGLARVTLKNLPGALEDVERAIRLNLNYAAAYNLRGIVRRKQGYIQDAIANFKKAAQLYLEQQDKENCRLCLEQIKQLQPPEKPAVEQSRTNTPILSTNDYFTQLLEKAEKGDTQEALADLNWVLKADPQDAQAYCCRGVVRCKMGNYREAIADFNQALRLNFQDAIVYRNRGKARSVLGDHQGAIADLNQALQMQPEDPLVYIARGNAYRTTGNYLGAIQDYTQALQINPDDAQAYYNRGIAYTCLEEMQNALEDYQRAASIFCEQEDWVNYQQVLSSLEKIQKFSPESKKQKYSLLRQRLLRMVGGYWEIAERLIQQKQDYYPGMSDEWYLQKVIDDLERDRGR
- a CDS encoding B12-binding domain-containing radical SAM protein, which codes for MRILLMYPIFPKTFWSYEKILELVDRKVLLPPLGLVTVAAILPQEWEFKLVDRNIRPATEAEWAWADVVILSAMIVQKQDLLDQIQEAKKRGKLVAVGGPYPTSVPHEVENVGADFLILDEGEITLPMFIEAIQRGETSGTFRATEKPDVTSTPIPRFDLLELDAYDMMSVQFSRGCPFQCEFCDIIVLYGRKPRTKNPAQLLAELDYLYELGWRRGVFMVDDNFIGNKRNVKLLLKELKVWMAEHKYPFRFDTEASVDLAQDSEMLELMVECGFSAVFLGIETPDEDSLQMTKKFQNTRSSLTEAVQTITKAGLRPMAGFIIGFDGEKAGAGDRIVRFAEQAAIPSTTFAMLQALPNTALWHRLKKEGRLRENQDGNINQTTLMNFLPTRPLEELAREYIEAFCTLYDPVQYLDRTYRCFLMMGLPSWKAPAKMPEWVVIRALLTVIWRQGIKRETRWKFWHHLFSIIKRNPGVVEHYIAACAHNEHFLEYRQIVRDQIESQLAEYLAQGAEKPYVLVKEKVEQKAEAVVS
- the hemE gene encoding uroporphyrinogen decarboxylase, yielding MGVSSTTPHLLRAARGEVVDRPPVWMMRQAGRYMKAYRDLREQYPSFRDRSEIPDVAIEVSLQPWRAFQPDGVILFSDIVTPLPGLGIDMDIAEGKGPIIHSPLRTQEQIDRLRPLEPEAALPFIKTILQTLRSEVGDKSTVLGFVGAPWTLAAYAVEGKGSKTYSIIKNMAFSDPMILHQLLAKLADAIAIYARYQIDSGAQVVQMFDSWAGQLSPQDYDTFALPYQQRVFQQVKQTHPDTPLILLVSGSAGVLERMGQSGADIVSVDWAVDMADARARLGKQVKVQGNLDPGVLFGSKQFIRDRILDTVRKAGNWGHILNLGHGVLPETPEENVAFFFETAKELNLAGVKS
- a CDS encoding 2OG-Fe dioxygenase family protein, producing the protein MQKVGTSTELEYAFLFTLRKVNSVKLEGFKPFFSNMPIDPYIKGNYRSRRLSRFTVSGNELIKLPHGYFLQSKEHNRLVGDVKREFAELDDALIELDIFRNLVLAFSDSCKLHPEAEIGVHQIRIICSPDNSGNPAPEGIHQDGTDFIGIFSVDRDNIEGGETHLYTAKKEKPVFSKVLNPGELLLVNDHDFFHFANPIKPQTNAQGSWDVFVLTSPSLLSE
- a CDS encoding NAD-dependent epimerase/dehydratase family protein — encoded protein: MSQKRILVTGASGCVGHYLTEALIKETDHELYLLVRNPSKLQVDTKVRSGINVLQGDMQNIHQFADLLSTIDTAVLTATAWGGDETFDINVVKTIELLELLDPERCQQVIYFSTASVLDRYNQPLKEAGEIGTDYIRSKYECLEKKEKLGIAPKITTVFPTLVLGGDAKKPYSHLTSGIPEVTKYINLIRFLEADGSFHFIHGRDIATVVRYLIDHPAEKVEPRRLVLGQAPLTANQAVKEVCAYLGKKIYFRIPISIALANLIIVLFRIRMAAWDRFCMNYRHFTYENFINPDSFGLLNYCATMSDVLKISGVEAAK
- the sfsA gene encoding DNA/RNA nuclease SfsA, yielding MIDWLYRYPPLYPGILLKRYKRFFADVQLTSGEIVTAHCPNTGPMTGVSTPQSAVQLSKSDNLNRKLAYTLELIQVDNNEPTWVGINTFLPNRVVKLALAKHLFPELGDYSQIKGEVVYGLDKKSRVDFFLTGSDEECPIYLEVKNTTLSEGRLALFPDTETTRGQKHLRELMALLPLTRAVMLYFINRSDCTEFSPGDRTDPVYGKLLRDAIALGLEVLPCRFDISPEGIRYLGLAKLKI